From the Flavobacterium gyeonganense genome, the window CCACACCCAGAGGTCCACGACGAATCATTGCGTTTACCCCTTGTACTTTTGAAAATTTAGAACTGCGTCCGTTTAGTTCTTTGTAGCTGTCAATAGTATCCTGAATATATTCTACTGTTCTGTCAAATTCTTTTTGCGAATCGCCAAGGTTTTTCCCGATTTCCCACATCAGAAGTTTCACTACATCTTCGCGTGTTTCTTTCATTTGCCTAACGAAATTCTCCATGCATTTGATACGGTCAATCACTTTCATCGTTGGCCATAAACCTTGTCCTTTATCATAAGCAGCAGTCGCAGCTTCAACTACCTCAGCAGCTTCTTTTTCTGCCATGAACGGAATAGAACCCAATAATGTCGGCGCATATTTTTCTGTAGAAGAAATAGTCGAAAAAACAGGTGTTGTCTGACCTGTCCATTTTTTCAATTCTCCATTAACAAGATAAGTATCCTGATTGAGAAGGTCTTTAATCTGATATTCTTCGGGTATAAAACTCATAATCTGGTAATTTTAGTTTGGTTATTTATTTATTTTTAAATGAAAAAAGAGGCTTTGCCGCCTCTTTCACTTTTATGGATTTACGGTATCACCTTCCCAATCCAGGATTCCGCCAAGCAGATTATAGGCATTCTCAAAACCTAATTCATTCATAATCTGACATGCTTTTGCACTTCTTGCTCCTGAACGGCAATACACGTAATAATTTTTGTTTTTATCTAATTCTTCTATTTCATAAATAAAAGCCTGGCCTTTATTGATGTCAATGTTTACAGCGTTTTCAATATAGCCGTCATTAAACTCGTCTTCAGTTCTTACATCCAGTATAACTGCATTTTCATCAGACTTTAATTGTTCAACCCAATCTTCTTGT encodes:
- a CDS encoding rhodanese-like domain-containing protein, whose protein sequence is MNLSQEDWVEQLKSDENAVILDVRTEDEFNDGYIENAVNIDINKGQAFIYEIEELDKNKNYYVYCRSGARSAKACQIMNELGFENAYNLLGGILDWEGDTVNP